A single window of Nocardioides baekrokdamisoli DNA harbors:
- a CDS encoding YihY/virulence factor BrkB family protein, with the protein MSERWDRYQRTHPWIGFPLSVVYKFFDDSGNYLAAIVTYYAFIAIFPLLLLGASILGFFLRGNEDLQNQLLNSALSQFPIIGNDLKAQRLHGSTVGVIVGAVAATYGALGLGQAIQNTVNIAWSVPKNSRFNPIVTRLRSLVMLATAGLALLIGSILATLATDTKVWGTSLSAPISWALSFVSLLLTGCVLTLLFRMATTREHPLRNAAPGAFFFALSWLGLQWIGAFYVEHVIRGASGMNKDFGFVLGLMVFIYLAAIFSVIGVEINVVLARRLWPRALLTPFTDKVDLTDADRRAYASYVLMQRHKGFQTIAVSFDGRDGTTYDVVMDPTWMQKVGRTVRRRTGAGFKRSRIPDDHFGPHESFGPSEGDPRE; encoded by the coding sequence ATGTCCGAGCGATGGGATCGCTATCAGCGCACCCATCCGTGGATCGGATTCCCGCTGAGCGTGGTCTACAAGTTCTTCGATGACTCGGGGAACTACTTGGCCGCGATCGTCACCTACTACGCCTTCATCGCGATCTTCCCGTTGTTGCTGTTGGGGGCGTCGATCCTGGGCTTCTTCCTGCGTGGCAACGAGGACCTCCAGAACCAGTTGCTGAACTCCGCCCTGAGCCAGTTCCCGATCATCGGCAACGATCTCAAGGCTCAGAGGTTGCATGGCTCCACGGTCGGTGTGATCGTCGGCGCGGTGGCCGCCACGTACGGTGCGCTCGGCCTCGGGCAGGCGATCCAGAACACCGTGAACATCGCGTGGTCGGTGCCGAAGAACAGCCGCTTCAACCCGATCGTCACCCGCCTGCGGAGCCTGGTGATGCTGGCCACTGCTGGGCTTGCGCTGCTGATCGGATCGATCCTCGCCACGCTCGCGACGGACACGAAGGTCTGGGGAACTTCCCTGTCCGCGCCGATCAGTTGGGCCTTGTCGTTCGTCTCGCTGCTGCTGACCGGGTGCGTGCTGACGCTGCTCTTCCGGATGGCGACCACGCGTGAACATCCGCTGCGCAACGCGGCCCCCGGTGCCTTCTTCTTCGCACTGTCCTGGTTGGGCCTGCAGTGGATCGGCGCGTTCTACGTCGAACACGTCATCCGGGGCGCGTCCGGAATGAACAAGGACTTCGGCTTCGTCCTCGGGTTGATGGTCTTCATCTATCTGGCGGCGATCTTCAGCGTGATCGGCGTCGAGATCAACGTGGTCCTCGCACGGCGACTCTGGCCGCGGGCCCTGCTGACACCGTTCACCGACAAGGTGGACCTCACCGACGCCGACCGCCGGGCGTACGCCTCCTATGTGCTGATGCAGCGACACAAGGGGTTCCAGACCATCGCGGTCTCGTTCGACGGCCGCGACGGCACCACGTACGACGTCGTCATGGACCCCACCTGGATGCAGAAGGTGGGGCGCACCGTACGCCGCCGCACCGGAGCAGGATTCAAACGCAGCCGCATTCCCGACGACCATTTCGGGCCGCACGAATCGTTCGGCCCCAGTGAAGGAGACCCCCGTGAGTGA
- a CDS encoding enoyl-CoA hydratase-related protein → MSELVHLSVADGIGTITLDSQHNRNALSRQLVTELFDALAAAEADEHVTVIVLAAEGKVFCSGADLSEAGSGDMTEGLRAINLLQRTIATSAKPVVARIQGPVRAGGLGIVAATDIAIASSAVTFALTEVRLGLAAYSISLSILPKMAPRAASYTFLSGATFTAAEAAEWGLITTAADDLDAEVGRVVGELSQGAPSGLRETKKLLNADLVARIDALGEEMATSSAALFASDEARAAMTAFFSRPKG, encoded by the coding sequence GTGAGTGAACTCGTCCACCTGAGCGTTGCCGACGGCATCGGCACGATCACTCTCGACTCCCAACACAACCGCAACGCGTTGTCGCGCCAGCTCGTGACCGAGCTGTTCGACGCGCTCGCGGCCGCCGAGGCCGATGAACATGTCACCGTGATCGTCCTCGCCGCCGAGGGCAAGGTCTTCTGCTCCGGCGCGGATCTGTCCGAAGCCGGGTCCGGTGACATGACCGAGGGCCTGCGCGCCATCAACCTCCTCCAGCGCACGATCGCGACGTCGGCCAAGCCGGTGGTGGCCCGGATCCAGGGCCCGGTACGCGCCGGCGGCCTCGGCATCGTGGCCGCGACCGACATCGCCATTGCCTCGTCGGCGGTGACTTTCGCGTTGACTGAGGTCCGGCTGGGGCTGGCTGCGTACTCGATCTCGTTGTCGATCCTCCCGAAGATGGCACCTCGTGCCGCGTCCTACACCTTCCTCTCGGGTGCGACGTTCACCGCGGCTGAGGCAGCCGAATGGGGCCTCATCACGACAGCGGCCGATGATCTGGACGCCGAGGTCGGCCGCGTGGTCGGCGAACTCTCGCAGGGTGCGCCGTCCGGACTGCGCGAGACGAAGAAGCTGCTCAACGCCGACCTGGTCGCGCGGATCGATGCGCTGGGTGAGGAGATGGCGACGTCGTCGGCCGCACTGTTCGCCTCGGATGAGGCTCGGGCCGCGATGACGGCCTTCTTCAGCCGGCCCAAGGGCTGA